The proteins below come from a single Ktedonobacteraceae bacterium genomic window:
- a CDS encoding sialidase family protein, translated as MSRSIARSLLPIAAILGLLLNLLLVSGTHAQTMRQFDTEQRWGSNKDIYWEPTVAADPGSNWVYQLTSDQVNYHILFRASNDGGTNWGPSSHICPLPGTPWQYDPQIKVSNDGTIYVACLNGFRKPGIVFTKSHDHGATWTTSLPIQGILNYGDKPILIVSGNGKDVYIGFNGKLAFYVAISHNYGKSFAQPVLATTESLWYYSYGGIVAPNGTAYFAVAGETIIHGKPTGPTRVELLSSSNGGNTWKDHYFATGQEGAPCKVKNCYPDFYDPQDTITAGKHGDLLFTYTKNDIRYGNNRLYISRSTDGGATWTHPVILNALGNNTSPELGTGPTPGDFRIAWQDNRNGPGAWNTWYARSTDGGITWSKAVRLSNRGSGASYKTPRGYKFPFGDYMGLAVNSAGVNFVIWGEGANVYADGGTWYTRGQ; from the coding sequence ATGTCTCGTTCCATCGCCCGCTCCCTGCTTCCCATCGCCGCGATCCTTGGCCTGCTATTGAACCTCTTGCTCGTCTCCGGCACCCACGCTCAAACAATGAGGCAATTCGACACAGAGCAACGCTGGGGATCAAACAAAGACATTTATTGGGAACCAACGGTCGCCGCGGACCCCGGCTCAAACTGGGTCTACCAGCTCACCAGCGATCAGGTAAACTACCATATCCTGTTCCGTGCCTCCAACGATGGCGGCACCAACTGGGGTCCCTCCAGCCATATCTGTCCGCTGCCCGGTACTCCCTGGCAATATGATCCCCAGATCAAAGTCAGCAACGACGGCACCATCTATGTCGCCTGCCTGAATGGCTTCAGAAAACCCGGCATCGTCTTTACCAAATCCCACGACCACGGCGCGACCTGGACTACCTCTCTCCCCATCCAGGGTATTCTGAACTACGGTGACAAGCCGATCTTGATTGTTTCCGGCAACGGAAAAGATGTCTATATCGGCTTCAATGGCAAGCTCGCGTTCTATGTCGCCATTTCCCACAACTATGGCAAGAGCTTCGCCCAGCCCGTACTCGCCACCACAGAATCGCTCTGGTACTACTCCTATGGCGGGATCGTCGCCCCCAATGGCACGGCATACTTTGCCGTGGCCGGAGAAACAATCATCCATGGCAAACCGACCGGTCCTACACGGGTAGAGCTACTCAGCTCCTCCAACGGCGGAAACACCTGGAAAGACCACTACTTTGCCACCGGCCAGGAAGGCGCCCCCTGCAAAGTCAAGAACTGCTACCCGGATTTCTACGACCCCCAGGACACCATCACAGCCGGCAAACACGGCGATCTCCTGTTCACCTATACTAAAAACGACATCAGGTATGGCAACAACCGCCTCTACATCTCGCGCTCAACCGATGGCGGAGCAACCTGGACGCACCCCGTGATACTCAATGCCCTGGGCAATAATACCTCGCCTGAGCTTGGCACGGGCCCAACTCCCGGTGATTTCCGTATCGCCTGGCAAGATAACCGCAACGGCCCTGGCGCCTGGAATACCTGGTATGCCCGCTCAACCGACGGCGGCATTACCTGGAGCAAGGCCGTGAGGCTCTCGAACCGCGGCAGTGGCGCCAGCTACAAAACACCCCGGGGCTACAAATTCCCATTTGGCGATTACATGGGTCTGGCTGTAAATTCCGCCGGCGTCAACTTTGTGATATGGGGCGAAGGAGCCAACGTCTATGCCGACGGCGGCACCTGGTACACTAGAGGACAATAA
- the pcaC gene encoding 4-carboxymuconolactone decarboxylase: MAESRYDTGIQVRKEVLGSEHVERALARTTEFDVDFQRFITETAWGSVWARPDLDRRTRSLVTIAILAALGREELALHLRASRNIGVDPHEIAEVLLHVAVYAGVPAANTAFAMAKKEFEQDSAPDH, translated from the coding sequence ATGGCAGAATCACGCTATGATACCGGCATCCAGGTGCGAAAAGAAGTACTTGGAAGCGAGCATGTCGAACGGGCGCTGGCTCGTACCACCGAATTTGATGTCGATTTCCAGCGCTTCATCACCGAAACCGCCTGGGGTTCCGTCTGGGCCAGGCCCGACCTGGACCGGCGCACAAGAAGTCTGGTCACGATTGCGATCCTTGCCGCCCTGGGCCGTGAAGAATTAGCCTTGCATTTGCGGGCCAGCCGCAACATTGGCGTCGACCCGCACGAAATTGCCGAGGTACTCCTTCACGTGGCCGTCTATGCCGGCGTTCCTGCGGCCAACACCGCTTTCGCCATGGCCAAAAAGGAGTTCGAACAGGACAGCGCTCCCGACCATTGA
- a CDS encoding cupin domain-containing protein — translation MQIRRFSPDLKTKISGNHPGLYGVPIQFQRGQIPAEKLEDFARRTNGMPLLLDAELQVEAMYFDPHASIEEHAADHSILFLVIHGQGTVRIGGPTGETREIRAGDAVLWPAHVDHTVWTEDEELHAIVINVFQDHSSS, via the coding sequence ATGCAAATTCGACGTTTCAGCCCCGATCTCAAAACCAAGATTTCTGGCAACCATCCCGGCCTCTACGGTGTGCCTATCCAATTTCAGAGAGGGCAGATTCCCGCTGAAAAGCTCGAAGATTTTGCCAGGCGCACTAATGGTATGCCACTGTTGCTGGATGCTGAACTGCAAGTGGAGGCAATGTACTTTGATCCGCATGCCTCTATTGAGGAACACGCGGCAGATCATTCGATTCTCTTCCTGGTCATTCACGGTCAGGGAACGGTACGTATCGGCGGCCCCACGGGTGAAACACGCGAGATCCGGGCCGGCGATGCTGTTCTCTGGCCTGCTCACGTCGATCATACTGTCTGGACAGAGGATGAGGAACTGCATGCGATTGTGATCAATGTATTTCAAGATCATAGTTCGTCCTGA
- a CDS encoding ATP-binding protein: protein MKGIAKRERKCRSSSEFKAIFDALPDGVIVCDSKGSILQIDPAALKLFEVASESLCLGISYQQFLHAHKGESAPPSLEPWLLSLVKNGEMSTGQREELLVLQLPSRRQIYASMRSYPFVAAQKHVKGTLYVLQDITHRYQQALHLQRVHRAVMALKEAIMRLPEHVGCDFEGGIFLLSFPVLLVAQQLVTVIHEVLDCERVRIVAIGPQTGSLYYAVGSGFTPEQEQYRLKVRGCFLPSDFVDETVIARLNANQEAIVPGANLHLPEGMRKDFVSRMCLLIPLFLENRLAGALVIEKAGADSLYTDDEIELVKVVASEALLVIDSLRCFAMLAESTLKARVQQEMQDFIDDFLNLASHELRTPLTIIKGNIQLAEHRLARLKQELAMQSEQVSSSLKRVQTPLGAAETAVSAQERAINDLIDVFRIQSNTLELQLQRYDLVALLQEAVIAQQRLAPERRIILQIPSEEHEVPILVDAKRIRQVISNYLANALNYSPVDEPVTVELTVEDGVARVSVQDRGPGIPVEEQGRIWERFYYVKKGTGEYSPAPGVGSGLYLSKVLIERQHGSVGMQSSPGHGATFWFTLPVASSAR, encoded by the coding sequence AAAGAGAGAGAAAATGCAGATCGTCAAGCGAGTTCAAGGCTATCTTTGATGCGCTGCCGGATGGGGTAATTGTCTGCGATAGCAAGGGGTCGATCTTACAGATAGATCCGGCAGCCCTCAAGCTCTTTGAAGTGGCTTCAGAAAGCCTTTGTCTAGGAATATCTTATCAGCAGTTTCTTCACGCACATAAGGGAGAAAGTGCTCCTCCTTCACTGGAGCCATGGCTCTTAAGCCTGGTGAAGAATGGAGAAATGTCAACCGGGCAGCGAGAAGAGTTGCTTGTGCTACAGCTTCCTTCCAGGCGGCAGATCTATGCCAGCATGCGCAGCTACCCTTTTGTTGCCGCACAGAAGCATGTAAAAGGCACACTTTATGTGTTACAAGATATCACGCACCGCTATCAGCAAGCTCTCCATCTCCAACGTGTCCACCGGGCAGTAATGGCGCTGAAAGAAGCGATTATGCGCCTTCCTGAGCATGTTGGTTGCGATTTCGAAGGTGGCATCTTCCTCTTATCGTTCCCTGTCTTGCTCGTCGCGCAACAGCTCGTTACAGTGATCCATGAAGTCCTGGATTGCGAGCGTGTTAGAATAGTGGCAATTGGGCCGCAAACAGGTAGCCTGTATTACGCGGTAGGTAGTGGTTTCACTCCTGAGCAAGAACAGTATCGTCTCAAAGTAAGAGGATGTTTCTTGCCCTCAGATTTTGTGGACGAGACGGTGATTGCTCGTCTCAATGCTAATCAGGAGGCAATCGTGCCTGGCGCGAACCTGCATCTACCTGAGGGGATGCGAAAAGATTTTGTTTCAAGGATGTGCCTGCTGATTCCCTTGTTTCTTGAAAATCGACTGGCCGGAGCACTGGTGATTGAGAAGGCGGGTGCCGATAGCCTCTACACAGATGATGAGATTGAGTTAGTGAAAGTGGTTGCATCAGAGGCTTTGCTGGTGATTGATTCCCTGCGCTGCTTTGCTATGCTGGCCGAGAGCACGCTCAAAGCACGCGTGCAACAAGAAATGCAAGACTTCATCGATGACTTTTTGAACCTGGCCAGCCACGAGCTAAGAACGCCTCTAACGATAATCAAAGGAAACATTCAATTGGCAGAGCACCGCCTTGCGAGGCTCAAACAAGAACTTGCTATGCAATCTGAACAGGTGAGTAGCTCTCTTAAGAGAGTGCAGACACCTTTAGGAGCGGCGGAGACGGCGGTTTCCGCGCAAGAACGGGCAATAAATGATTTGATCGATGTTTTTCGCATCCAGTCCAATACCCTCGAGCTACAACTACAACGCTATGATCTCGTCGCGCTGCTTCAAGAAGCAGTGATCGCTCAGCAGCGCTTAGCACCGGAGCGGCGCATCATTCTACAGATTCCATCTGAAGAGCATGAGGTTCCTATTCTGGTCGATGCAAAGCGCATTCGCCAGGTCATTTCCAACTACCTGGCGAATGCGCTCAACTATTCACCTGTTGATGAGCCGGTAACCGTGGAGTTGACGGTGGAAGATGGGGTAGCTCGGGTGTCGGTCCAGGACAGGGGGCCGGGTATCCCGGTTGAAGAACAGGGCCGCATCTGGGAACGCTTCTATTACGTCAAAAAGGGGACAGGAGAATATTCACCTGCCCCGGGCGTAGGATCAGGCTTATATCTTAGTAAAGTGTTGATCGAACGCCAGCATGGCAGCGTTGGGATGCAGAGTTCTCCTGGTCATGGCGCCACTTTCTGGTTTACGCTGCCGGTTGCATCTTCTGCCAGGTAA